In Streptomyces sp. 840.1, one DNA window encodes the following:
- a CDS encoding MarR family winged helix-turn-helix transcriptional regulator yields the protein MTTEPTPRADTAPDDRAAPAPEDLLEPLALVVRGHHDDLTAVAARHGLSTSQARALIALTEPMPMSALAAHLVCDASNATGLIGRMEARGLVVRTPAPGDRRSKVASRTPEGTALAHTIRAEMRAVHGALEALTPEERTALLPLLERLGQLLYA from the coding sequence ATGACCACCGAACCGACGCCCCGCGCCGACACTGCTCCGGACGATCGAGCCGCCCCCGCCCCGGAAGACCTCCTGGAGCCGCTGGCCCTCGTCGTGCGCGGTCACCACGACGACCTCACCGCCGTCGCCGCCCGCCACGGGCTGTCCACCTCGCAGGCCCGCGCGCTGATCGCGCTCACCGAGCCGATGCCGATGAGCGCACTGGCCGCCCACCTCGTCTGCGACGCGTCCAACGCCACCGGCCTCATCGGCCGCATGGAGGCCCGCGGCCTGGTCGTCCGCACCCCCGCCCCCGGCGACCGCCGCTCCAAGGTCGCGAGCCGCACCCCCGAGGGCACCGCGCTCGCCCACACCATCCGCGCCGAGATGCGCGCCGTGCACGGCGCGCTCGAAGCGCTCACGCCGGAAGAGCGCACAGCGCTGCTGCCCCTGCTCGAACGGCTGGGACAGCTGCTGTACGCCTGA
- a CDS encoding PLD nuclease N-terminal domain-containing protein: MLRALIYLLPLALTIFAFIDCLNTPEDEAKHLPKIAWVFIILLFWIVGPIVWLAAGKVREVPADGRTPSEWHRNGRSRWVAPDDNPEFLKSLKEENKQDEAVLKDWEADLRRREDELKRRESGAGPEESAPPAS, from the coding sequence ATGCTCCGGGCCCTGATCTATCTCCTGCCGCTGGCACTGACGATCTTCGCGTTCATCGACTGCCTGAACACCCCGGAGGACGAGGCCAAGCACCTGCCGAAGATCGCCTGGGTCTTCATCATCCTGCTGTTCTGGATCGTCGGCCCGATCGTGTGGCTGGCCGCGGGCAAGGTGCGCGAGGTGCCGGCCGACGGCCGTACGCCCTCCGAGTGGCACCGCAACGGGCGCTCCCGGTGGGTGGCGCCGGACGACAATCCCGAGTTCCTCAAGTCCCTGAAGGAAGAGAACAAGCAGGACGAGGCGGTCCTCAAGGACTGGGAGGCGGACCTGCGCCGCCGCGAGGACGAGCTCAAGCGGCGTGAGAGCGGGGCGGGTCCGGAGGAGTCGGCGCCGCCCGCTTCGTAA